A region from the Spirochaeta thermophila DSM 6192 genome encodes:
- a CDS encoding ABC transporter permease: MKAWLRSRWRVWRWVGRLAVIYLLRGRRKKTAAASLLTWLGVVLGVATLVTVLSVMNGFQSLTIDSLVEVASFHVRVYGAVDAAEVERVVGEGVVVPQVEVRVLAGDLGGEVEFVEVRGVPEGMRERDPGFARVVEVREGVFRVGEGRVVVGQELAYELGVGVGDSLVLTGLSVGETGILVPVRRGFVVSAVFRTGNYQIDRSMLFMGLDDARLIAGGDDGSFLAVKLPRPSRAQEVKRRLVRAGYGAVTWEEYNRALFDALRMEKLFLVFLVGLIFLVLGLNLVHGFRRSIFERRGELALLVAVGARVEEVRRVFLLEGLVLGATGAFLGTMWGYLLSININRVFSWVESILNAGIHLWNALGRFWGGRFRLGSVRIFSPQSFYLLEIPFRVYPVEVLGIVLYAVLVSGGAAYLATRMLRTFSVTEVLRNE; this comes from the coding sequence GTGAAGGCGTGGCTCCGCTCGAGGTGGAGAGTGTGGCGGTGGGTGGGGCGGCTTGCGGTGATCTACCTTCTGAGGGGAAGACGGAAGAAGACGGCCGCAGCTTCCCTGCTCACGTGGCTCGGAGTGGTGCTCGGGGTGGCCACTCTCGTCACGGTGCTCTCGGTGATGAACGGTTTCCAGAGTCTCACGATCGACTCCCTGGTGGAGGTCGCGTCCTTCCATGTGAGGGTGTACGGAGCGGTGGATGCGGCGGAGGTGGAGAGGGTGGTGGGTGAGGGGGTGGTGGTGCCACAGGTGGAGGTGCGCGTCCTGGCGGGGGATCTGGGGGGTGAGGTGGAGTTCGTGGAGGTACGGGGGGTGCCGGAGGGGATGAGGGAGCGGGATCCGGGGTTCGCGAGGGTGGTGGAGGTGAGGGAGGGTGTCTTCCGGGTGGGGGAGGGGAGGGTGGTGGTGGGGCAGGAGTTGGCCTATGAGCTGGGGGTGGGGGTGGGTGATTCCCTCGTCCTCACCGGGTTGAGCGTGGGAGAGACGGGGATCCTGGTCCCGGTGCGCCGGGGGTTCGTGGTTTCCGCAGTCTTCCGAACCGGAAACTACCAGATCGACCGTTCCATGCTCTTCATGGGCCTCGATGATGCCCGCCTGATCGCCGGTGGAGACGACGGCTCCTTTCTCGCCGTAAAACTCCCGCGCCCCTCACGGGCACAGGAGGTGAAGCGACGGCTCGTCCGCGCGGGCTACGGAGCGGTCACGTGGGAGGAATACAACAGGGCCCTCTTCGACGCCCTTCGTATGGAGAAGCTCTTCCTCGTCTTTCTCGTCGGTCTCATCTTCCTCGTCCTCGGACTCAACCTCGTCCATGGCTTCAGGAGGTCGATTTTCGAACGAAGGGGTGAGCTCGCCCTCCTGGTGGCGGTGGGGGCCCGTGTGGAGGAGGTGAGGCGCGTCTTCCTCCTCGAAGGTCTCGTTCTCGGTGCTACGGGGGCATTCCTCGGCACGATGTGGGGGTATCTCCTCTCCATCAACATCAACCGGGTCTTCTCCTGGGTGGAGTCGATACTCAACGCCGGTATTCACCTCTGGAACGCCCTCGGCAGGTTCTGGGGGGGGCGGTTCCGATTGGGATCCGTCCGCATCTTCTCGCCGCAATCGTTCTATCTCCTGGAGATTCCCTTCAGGGTGTATCCGGTTGAAGTCCTGGGGATCGTCCTCTATGCTGTCCTCGTCTCAGGGGGGGCGGCGTATCTGGCCACCCGCATGTTGCGGACGTTCTCCGTCACCGAGGTGTTACGCAATGAGTGA